A single genomic interval of Aegicerativicinus sediminis harbors:
- the pgi gene encoding glucose-6-phosphate isomerase: MSLKNISPVSTAAWQKLKDHYYKIKDTHIMSWFEDDTERATKMTVNWNDFLVDFSKNRVNDTTWQLLLELAQELDLKDAIDKYFGGDIINETEGRAVLHTALRAAEDAQVYVDGLDVIPEIQAVKEKINSFSESIINGAHKGFSGKPIDTIVNIGIGGSDLGPAMVVDSLSYYQNHLKTYFVSNVDGDHVSEILKKLNPETTLFVIVSKTFTTQETISNASTIRSWFLKSASQEDVAKHFVAVSTNIAKVKEFGIAEDNIFPMWDWVGGRFSLWSAVGLSISLSVGYENFDQLLEGAREMDEHFKDASFDKNIPVLAALLSVWYNNFFGAESQAVIPYSQYLSQFATYLQQGIMESNGKGVDRAGNPLTYQSGTIIWGEPGSNSQHAFFQLIHQGTKLIPADFIGFKYSLHGNKDHHDKLMSNFFAQTEALLKGKNSDEVSSEMTGKKDADRILPYKIFSGNRPTTTYLIDQLTPKSLGKLIAMYEHKIFVEGVIWNIFSYDQFGVELGKQLAGSILEEFEAGKILKSHDPSTSQLLKSYINS; encoded by the coding sequence ATGTCATTAAAAAATATTAGTCCAGTTTCAACAGCCGCTTGGCAAAAGCTTAAAGATCATTATTATAAAATTAAAGATACTCACATAATGTCTTGGTTTGAGGATGATACTGAGCGTGCAACTAAAATGACTGTAAATTGGAATGATTTCCTAGTTGATTTTTCCAAAAACCGCGTAAATGATACTACTTGGCAATTGTTGTTGGAGTTAGCCCAAGAATTGGATTTGAAAGATGCAATCGATAAGTATTTTGGAGGTGACATTATTAACGAAACTGAAGGTAGGGCTGTGTTACATACCGCTTTACGTGCAGCGGAAGATGCCCAAGTTTATGTGGATGGATTAGATGTTATACCTGAAATACAGGCGGTAAAAGAAAAAATTAATAGTTTTTCTGAATCAATTATTAATGGGGCTCATAAAGGGTTTTCCGGCAAACCAATTGACACTATCGTGAATATTGGTATAGGTGGCTCTGATCTTGGTCCAGCTATGGTAGTTGACTCACTCTCGTATTATCAAAATCATTTAAAAACTTATTTTGTAAGTAATGTTGACGGAGATCATGTATCGGAAATTCTTAAAAAGCTTAACCCAGAAACCACCTTATTTGTAATTGTTTCCAAGACCTTTACAACCCAGGAAACTATTTCAAATGCCTCAACTATTCGTTCGTGGTTTTTAAAAAGTGCTTCCCAAGAAGATGTTGCTAAGCATTTCGTTGCAGTCTCTACCAATATTGCTAAGGTGAAGGAGTTTGGAATTGCTGAAGACAATATCTTTCCTATGTGGGATTGGGTTGGTGGTCGCTTTTCTCTTTGGAGTGCAGTAGGTTTATCCATAAGCTTGAGTGTAGGTTATGAAAATTTTGATCAACTACTTGAGGGTGCTAGGGAAATGGACGAGCATTTTAAAGACGCTTCATTTGACAAAAACATTCCTGTTTTGGCAGCCTTATTAAGTGTTTGGTATAATAACTTTTTTGGTGCCGAATCTCAGGCGGTAATTCCGTATTCTCAATACCTGAGTCAGTTTGCTACCTATTTGCAACAAGGTATTATGGAAAGTAACGGTAAGGGTGTAGATAGGGCTGGAAATCCATTAACCTACCAGTCGGGAACCATAATTTGGGGTGAACCAGGTTCCAATTCACAACACGCGTTTTTTCAATTAATACATCAGGGTACTAAACTAATACCTGCAGATTTCATAGGTTTTAAGTACTCACTTCATGGTAATAAAGACCATCACGATAAATTGATGTCTAACTTCTTTGCCCAGACAGAAGCGCTTTTAAAAGGAAAGAATAGTGATGAGGTGTCATCAGAAATGACAGGGAAAAAGGATGCTGATCGTATACTTCCATATAAAATCTTTTCAGGGAATCGACCAACGACCACTTATTTAATAGACCAGTTAACACCAAAAAGTCTAGGTAAGCTAATCGCGATGTATGAACACAAGATATTCGTTGAGGGGGTTATTTGGAATATTTTCAGTTATGATCAGTTCGGGGTTGAACTCGGTAAACAGTTGGCGGGTAGTATATTAGAGGAGTTCGAGGCAGGTAAAATTCTTAAAAGTCATGACCCCTCCACTTCTCAACTGTTAAAATCTTACATAAATTCGTAA
- a CDS encoding TonB-dependent receptor, which yields MIKKLTQFVFITAVFLITSVALGQSTLSGTIMDADMNAPLPGANIIEKGTSNGTTSDFDGNFTLTTTATSGQIVISYVGYTSVTLNFNGDTNFGSITITPGNALDEVVVTGVGVIDLARERETPVAVSTIRASEIQNKVGNMEFPEIMNTTPSVYATKDGGGYGDSRINVRGFDQRNLAIVINGQPVNDMENGWVYWSNWAGLSDIASGIQIQRGLGASKLAVPSVGGTITVVTKTTEKSQGGFGAFTAGNDGYLKKVVGYNTGTNEKGWASSVLLGHWNGDGYVDGTKGEGYTYLFSLGYKPSETHAFNFTFTGAGQWHHQRSTWLSIRDHFNFGGDDFRKFNADWGYKNGEEYSIRRNFYNKPIGTLNWDWNINDKLSLSSSFYGSWGRGGGTGARGNNFRNSDIDLFPFNRDFTDHVAGGNGMASRNDDYSIDFDNVMAVNRATTNPYTGPNSNYEGLLIGSNGFREDEVNRAILIRRASMNSHNWYGAISNLKYESGFWTLGGGIDLRTYTGYHYRVLNDLMGLDGYYSTGNRNLVNGVILTETTAASPFKDTGIAGDKIDYYNLGKVNWFGFNGIVEYNNEETLSAVLQAGLSNQTYQRIDYFDQPNNVESDKESITGGYVKGGANYNINDYHNVFFNIGVISKQPIFDAVFPNFANIVNEDLVNEKIFSFELGYGFRGSNLSANLNLYSTSWKDRFISRGIDLGGGVDGTANFQGVKQLHQGIELDLNYRPLSNLRIDGMLSIGNWRYTDDVEASVFDDNQSLIGTSTLYLKDVKVGDAAQFTSNLGVDWEIFERFRVNANWRHAANLYADFNPDDSIFLDEDNPGAIELPSYSLFDAGVGYGFDLWGDTTLYLRANINNVFDTEYIAESNSNIHTTSSSQTYKGIDETNYVWFGFGRTWNISARFNF from the coding sequence ATGATTAAAAAACTAACTCAATTTGTTTTTATTACTGCAGTTTTCTTAATTACTTCCGTTGCGCTAGGGCAAAGCACCCTTTCGGGAACCATTATGGATGCAGACATGAATGCACCACTTCCTGGTGCGAATATTATTGAAAAAGGTACTTCGAATGGTACAACTTCTGATTTCGATGGTAACTTTACCTTAACTACAACCGCTACAAGTGGTCAGATTGTAATTTCTTATGTGGGTTACACATCGGTTACTTTAAATTTTAATGGCGACACTAACTTCGGAAGTATTACAATTACTCCAGGTAACGCATTAGATGAAGTTGTTGTTACTGGTGTAGGGGTAATCGACTTAGCAAGAGAAAGAGAAACTCCAGTTGCAGTTTCCACAATTAGGGCATCCGAAATCCAGAACAAGGTTGGGAATATGGAATTTCCTGAAATTATGAATACTACTCCTTCTGTTTATGCGACAAAAGATGGTGGTGGTTACGGTGATTCTAGAATTAACGTTCGTGGATTCGATCAAAGAAACCTTGCGATTGTTATTAATGGTCAGCCGGTTAACGATATGGAAAATGGTTGGGTTTATTGGTCTAACTGGGCTGGTCTATCTGATATTGCTTCTGGAATTCAAATTCAAAGAGGTCTAGGGGCGTCAAAATTAGCTGTGCCTTCTGTCGGTGGTACAATAACAGTAGTAACTAAAACTACTGAGAAATCTCAAGGAGGATTTGGAGCATTTACTGCTGGTAACGATGGATACTTAAAGAAAGTTGTTGGTTATAATACTGGTACTAATGAAAAAGGTTGGGCTTCTAGTGTCCTACTTGGTCATTGGAATGGTGATGGTTATGTTGATGGTACTAAAGGTGAAGGGTATACCTATTTATTTTCTTTAGGATATAAGCCATCTGAAACTCACGCTTTCAACTTCACTTTTACTGGTGCTGGTCAATGGCACCATCAAAGAAGTACTTGGTTGTCTATTCGTGACCATTTTAATTTCGGTGGTGATGACTTCAGAAAATTCAATGCTGACTGGGGTTATAAAAATGGAGAAGAATATAGTATTAGAAGAAACTTCTACAATAAACCAATTGGAACATTAAACTGGGATTGGAATATAAATGATAAACTTTCATTATCCTCTTCATTCTATGGCTCTTGGGGTCGTGGAGGTGGAACTGGAGCTAGAGGAAATAACTTCCGTAATTCTGATATAGATTTATTTCCATTCAATAGAGATTTTACAGATCATGTTGCAGGAGGGAATGGTATGGCTTCTAGAAACGATGATTACTCAATCGATTTTGACAATGTTATGGCTGTTAACCGTGCAACTACAAATCCTTATACTGGGCCAAACAGTAATTATGAGGGATTGTTAATTGGATCTAATGGTTTTAGAGAAGATGAGGTCAACAGGGCTATCCTTATAAGAAGAGCTTCAATGAATTCACATAACTGGTATGGTGCTATTTCAAATTTGAAATATGAATCAGGTTTCTGGACTTTAGGAGGTGGTATTGACTTAAGAACCTACACTGGTTATCATTATCGTGTCTTGAATGATTTAATGGGATTAGACGGCTATTATAGTACCGGAAATAGAAATTTAGTTAATGGTGTTATCTTAACAGAAACAACTGCTGCTTCTCCTTTTAAAGATACAGGAATCGCAGGTGATAAAATCGACTATTACAACTTAGGAAAAGTTAATTGGTTCGGTTTTAATGGTATAGTTGAATATAACAACGAGGAAACCTTATCAGCGGTACTTCAAGCTGGTCTTTCTAACCAAACTTACCAAAGAATTGATTACTTCGACCAACCAAATAACGTAGAGAGTGATAAAGAATCGATCACAGGTGGTTATGTAAAAGGTGGAGCTAATTATAACATTAATGACTACCACAATGTTTTCTTTAATATAGGTGTTATTTCAAAACAGCCAATCTTCGATGCAGTATTCCCAAATTTTGCAAATATTGTTAATGAGGATTTGGTTAATGAAAAAATCTTTTCTTTTGAATTAGGTTATGGTTTCAGGGGAAGTAACTTATCTGCAAACCTTAACCTTTACTCAACTTCTTGGAAAGATAGATTTATTTCAAGAGGTATCGATTTAGGAGGTGGTGTTGACGGAACTGCTAATTTTCAGGGCGTTAAACAATTGCATCAAGGGATAGAATTAGATTTAAACTATAGACCTTTATCTAATTTAAGAATTGATGGTATGTTATCAATTGGTAACTGGAGATATACAGATGACGTTGAAGCCAGTGTATTTGATGATAACCAATCATTAATAGGTACATCTACGTTATATCTTAAGGATGTAAAAGTTGGTGATGCTGCTCAATTTACCTCTAACCTTGGTGTCGATTGGGAAATTTTTGAGCGTTTCAGAGTAAATGCCAATTGGAGACATGCTGCAAATCTTTATGCAGATTTTAATCCAGATGATAGTATATTCTTGGATGAAGATAATCCAGGTGCCATAGAATTACCTTCTTACAGTTTATTTGATGCTGGTGTAGGTTATGGGTTTGATTTATGGGGAGATACTACCCTATATTTAAGAGCAAATATCAACAACGTCTTCGATACTGAATATATCGCAGAGTCAAACTCTAATATTCATACAACAAGTTCATCTCAAACCTATAAAGGTATAGATGAGACTAACTATGTTTGGTTTGGATTCGGAAGAACTTGGAACATTTCAGCCAGGTTCAATTTCTAA
- a CDS encoding DUF3108 domain-containing protein, with protein MKQVYFLFFLLFITAISFSQNTSAFQDGEWFKFKMSYSGFLKAGNATLSVNEKMYKGRPVYHVVGKGWTTGAIRWFFKVDDRYETYIDRETNLPTRFIRKIDEGGHTKDIEIEFDHQRRIAQVENKKHKTLKSYPTEKDVQDMVSAFYYLRNNYDTKNLREGDMVSLNMFFDEENYNFKLKFLGRELLETKFGKVRTMKFRPYVMAGRVFKEQESLTMWVSEDENKMPLMVRADLAVGSLQAELEAFKGLKHQFKIEFQN; from the coding sequence ATGAAGCAAGTTTATTTTCTATTTTTCCTACTGTTTATAACTGCAATTTCCTTCTCGCAGAATACATCTGCTTTTCAGGATGGTGAATGGTTTAAATTCAAAATGAGTTATAGTGGATTCTTGAAAGCGGGCAATGCTACTCTTAGCGTAAATGAAAAAATGTATAAGGGGAGGCCGGTCTACCACGTGGTCGGAAAGGGATGGACCACTGGTGCCATTCGCTGGTTTTTCAAAGTAGATGACAGGTACGAAACCTATATTGATAGAGAGACCAATCTTCCAACCCGTTTCATTCGGAAAATTGATGAGGGCGGACATACAAAGGATATTGAAATAGAATTTGATCACCAAAGACGGATTGCCCAGGTGGAGAACAAAAAGCATAAAACCTTGAAATCTTATCCAACCGAAAAAGATGTACAGGATATGGTCTCTGCTTTTTATTACCTTCGCAATAATTACGATACCAAAAATTTAAGGGAAGGGGATATGGTTAGTTTGAATATGTTCTTTGATGAGGAAAATTACAATTTCAAACTAAAGTTTCTAGGCAGAGAATTATTAGAAACCAAATTCGGTAAAGTTCGAACCATGAAATTTCGTCCTTATGTGATGGCAGGTAGGGTTTTTAAAGAACAAGAAAGCTTAACCATGTGGGTCAGTGAAGATGAGAACAAAATGCCGTTAATGGTAAGGGCTGACTTAGCTGTTGGCTCATTACAAGCTGAACTAGAGGCATTTAAAGGGTTAAAACATCAATTCAAAATAGAGTTTCAAAACTAA
- the gldD gene encoding gliding motility lipoprotein GldD, whose product MKLVSIVIATACLLVSCGDEPLPKPKAELRLDYPKPAYHQTDIAALPFTFEKNDFAKPISKIKYDPNTGTIGVDVEYPSMKGTIYLTYKPVDGNLTNLLRDAQELTQKHVSKADEIAEQVYQSPEKKSFGMFYEVGGNAASQSQFYLTDSINHFLNGSLYFYAKPNFDSLYPAAVYLKNDIRHIMETLEWK is encoded by the coding sequence ATGAAATTAGTTTCTATAGTTATAGCTACAGCATGTCTATTGGTAAGCTGCGGGGATGAACCGTTGCCTAAGCCCAAGGCAGAATTAAGATTAGATTATCCTAAACCAGCATATCACCAAACAGATATCGCAGCCTTACCATTTACTTTTGAGAAAAACGATTTCGCTAAACCAATTTCGAAAATAAAATATGATCCTAACACTGGTACTATTGGTGTTGATGTGGAGTATCCTTCAATGAAAGGTACAATTTATTTAACCTATAAACCCGTAGATGGAAACTTAACTAATTTGTTGAGAGATGCCCAAGAACTAACCCAAAAACACGTTAGTAAAGCTGATGAAATAGCTGAACAAGTGTATCAAAGCCCTGAAAAAAAGTCGTTTGGAATGTTCTATGAGGTTGGTGGGAATGCAGCATCCCAATCTCAATTTTACCTTACTGATAGCATAAACCATTTTTTAAATGGCTCGCTCTATTTTTATGCAAAACCAAATTTCGATTCCCTTTACCCTGCAGCTGTTTATCTTAAAAATGATATACGGCATATCATGGAAACCCTAGAATGGAAATAA
- a CDS encoding tryptophan 2,3-dioxygenase family protein: MVNQPDYEDILKSLEAKYKAIDQDTDDHLNGLLYSKPITYWDYIHTDALLSLQIQRTTLPDEMVFIAYHQINELLFKMILWEIKQVAEKEDLDAVFFEGKLMRISRYFDMLTTSFNIMREGMDVEQYMKFRYTLTPASGFQSAQYRLIEFASTELINLIDDRFRETINRNTPFTHAFEHLYWQAAGKDYKTGKKSTLLRNFERRYKDEFIKFMETYNTKNLWTRFKELPKKDREDQDLVNAMRHYDYTVNVTWVMAHYNTAIHYIESGLGDGEATGGSNWKKYMHPKFQRRIFFPQLWTDKELKNWGQNI, from the coding sequence ATGGTTAACCAGCCAGATTACGAAGACATTTTAAAGTCTCTTGAAGCAAAATACAAGGCCATAGATCAGGATACAGATGATCATCTTAATGGCCTTTTGTACAGTAAACCCATTACATACTGGGATTATATTCACACTGATGCACTTTTAAGTTTGCAAATACAAAGAACCACCTTACCAGATGAAATGGTCTTTATTGCTTACCACCAAATCAACGAACTTTTGTTTAAGATGATTTTGTGGGAAATTAAGCAAGTGGCCGAGAAAGAAGATTTGGATGCTGTATTTTTTGAAGGGAAATTGATGCGTATAAGTCGCTATTTTGATATGCTTACTACCAGCTTCAATATTATGCGCGAAGGTATGGATGTAGAACAGTATATGAAGTTTAGATATACACTAACCCCGGCAAGTGGTTTTCAGAGTGCTCAATATCGTTTAATAGAATTTGCCTCTACTGAATTGATAAATCTTATAGATGACCGATTCAGAGAAACCATAAATAGAAACACACCATTTACCCATGCATTCGAGCATTTGTATTGGCAGGCCGCGGGCAAAGATTATAAGACAGGCAAAAAATCCACACTTTTGCGTAATTTTGAAAGAAGGTATAAAGACGAGTTCATAAAGTTTATGGAAACTTATAATACCAAAAACCTTTGGACGCGTTTTAAGGAATTACCTAAGAAGGACCGTGAAGATCAAGATTTGGTGAATGCAATGAGGCATTACGATTATACGGTTAATGTAACATGGGTAATGGCACATTATAATACTGCTATTCATTATATAGAAAGTGGTTTAGGGGATGGTGAAGCTACCGGTGGGAGCAATTGGAAAAAATATATGCATCCTAAATTTCAGAGAAGGATATTTTTTCCTCAACTTTGGACCGACAAAGAGTTAAAAAACTGGGGACAGAACATTTAA
- a CDS encoding peptidoglycan DD-metalloendopeptidase family protein: MHIKIGLLIVLLAAAMMSCKNDKITEHSPADEEPLQSYVEPKEIKEFGFNLNDYVVKRDTIRKGDSFGLILQKNQIGYPDIYNIVEKTKDSFDTRKLQIGKPYTLLCSKDSINTPECFIYQPNAEEFVVIGLKDSLYAYKSRKPITYVEKELSGIIRKNSNITQEMVDRGVSPMLAYKLADYIYAWTIDFTRLQEGDKFKVIYRDKYIDDTIYGGVYDVKAAYFEHNTKPIYAFRFQTDSIKGIVDYFDENAKNLRRAFLKSPIALQYRISSRYNLKRRIAYYGYKLRPHKGTDFAAPIGTPIMATANGTVVESTQRGGNGKYVKIKHNATYSTQYLHMKAQNVRKGQFVKQGDIIGWIGMTGNTGGPHVCYRFWKNGSQVDPFREKLPEAEPIKEDLKAKFLDFIEPIKTQLDVMHVQSLEDMLEPEDDLISQID, from the coding sequence ATGCATATTAAAATTGGATTATTGATCGTGTTATTAGCAGCGGCAATGATGTCTTGTAAAAACGATAAAATTACCGAACATTCACCAGCAGATGAGGAGCCGCTTCAAAGTTACGTTGAGCCGAAAGAGATTAAGGAATTTGGTTTCAATTTAAACGATTATGTGGTAAAACGAGATACAATTCGTAAGGGTGATAGCTTCGGATTAATTTTACAGAAAAACCAAATAGGCTACCCGGACATCTATAATATAGTCGAAAAAACAAAAGATTCCTTTGATACTAGAAAACTTCAAATAGGGAAACCTTATACTCTGCTATGTTCAAAAGACTCTATAAATACTCCAGAATGTTTTATATATCAGCCCAATGCGGAAGAATTTGTGGTTATTGGTTTAAAAGATTCCTTATATGCATATAAAAGCAGGAAGCCCATTACCTATGTTGAAAAGGAACTTTCTGGTATAATAAGAAAGAATAGTAACATCACTCAAGAAATGGTCGATCGTGGCGTAAGTCCCATGCTAGCCTATAAATTGGCAGATTATATCTATGCTTGGACAATAGATTTCACCCGTCTACAAGAAGGTGATAAGTTCAAGGTAATTTACAGGGATAAATACATAGATGATACTATTTATGGTGGAGTTTATGATGTTAAGGCTGCTTATTTTGAGCATAACACAAAACCAATTTATGCATTTAGGTTCCAGACGGACAGCATAAAAGGTATAGTTGATTATTTTGACGAAAATGCGAAAAATTTGAGGAGAGCATTTTTGAAATCTCCTATTGCCCTTCAATATAGAATTTCTTCAAGATACAATTTAAAGCGAAGGATTGCTTACTATGGTTATAAACTGAGGCCACATAAAGGAACAGATTTCGCCGCTCCAATTGGTACTCCTATTATGGCAACCGCCAATGGTACTGTCGTTGAATCGACCCAACGTGGAGGTAATGGAAAGTATGTGAAAATTAAGCACAATGCGACTTACTCAACCCAATATCTTCATATGAAGGCCCAAAATGTTAGAAAGGGGCAATTTGTTAAGCAAGGAGATATTATTGGTTGGATAGGTATGACAGGGAATACTGGAGGCCCACATGTTTGTTATCGATTTTGGAAGAATGGATCTCAAGTTGATCCTTTCAGGGAAAAATTGCCGGAGGCTGAACCTATTAAAGAAGATTTAAAAGCAAAATTTTTAGACTTTATTGAGCCAATAAAAACTCAGTTGGATGTAATGCATGTTCAAAGTTTGGAGGATATGCTCGAACCAGAGGACGATCTAATTTCTCAAATAGATTAA
- the gldE gene encoding gliding motility-associated protein GldE — MDPEPPSYLISFLAIEGALLTGLILLLVLLLCSALISGAEVAFFSLTRSDLDEGMETKPSTYNHITLLLDKPKKLLATILVANNFINIAIVLLFAYLSESFFNSITIAWLKFILEVVLVTFLILLFGEIIPKIYANRNRRKFAEFMAVPVRILDVVFSPLSLPMRRFTISIQKKLGKQKSNLSVDQLSHALELTSDKETSQEEHKILQGIVSFGNTDVRQIMRPRMDVFAINVEQKYLEIIPEIIENGYSRIPVFRESIDTIVGILYAKDLLPFLDRKQFDWTALIRDPFFVPENKKLDDLMLEFQSKKVHLAVVVDEYGGTSGLVSLEDVIEEIVGDISDEFDDDDLIYTKIDDYNYTFEGKTPLKDFYKILSLPDEDEFENHKGEAETVAGFVLEISGIFPRLNSKINFKNYVFTIEALDKKRIKQVKFTILNP; from the coding sequence TTGGATCCTGAACCCCCGAGTTATTTAATTTCTTTTTTAGCCATTGAAGGCGCCTTACTAACCGGACTTATTTTATTATTGGTGTTATTACTTTGTTCCGCGCTTATTTCTGGAGCAGAGGTAGCATTCTTTTCCCTTACAAGGTCAGATTTGGATGAGGGTATGGAAACAAAGCCCTCAACTTATAATCACATTACGCTATTGCTGGATAAACCCAAAAAATTGTTGGCAACAATACTAGTGGCAAACAATTTTATCAATATCGCAATAGTGTTATTGTTTGCCTATTTGAGCGAATCTTTCTTTAATAGTATAACAATAGCTTGGCTAAAGTTTATTTTAGAAGTGGTCTTAGTAACCTTTCTAATTTTGCTTTTTGGGGAAATTATTCCGAAAATTTATGCGAATCGAAATAGGAGGAAATTTGCTGAATTCATGGCAGTACCAGTGCGAATTCTAGATGTTGTTTTCTCTCCTCTAAGTTTGCCAATGCGCCGCTTTACGATATCAATTCAAAAAAAACTAGGAAAGCAAAAAAGCAACCTCAGCGTTGATCAGTTGTCACATGCCTTAGAGTTAACCTCCGACAAGGAAACTAGCCAAGAAGAACATAAAATTTTACAAGGTATTGTATCCTTTGGCAATACGGATGTCCGACAAATAATGCGTCCTCGTATGGACGTTTTTGCCATAAATGTTGAGCAAAAGTATTTGGAAATTATACCAGAAATAATTGAAAATGGCTATTCTAGGATACCCGTTTTCAGGGAGAGCATAGATACTATTGTTGGTATTCTTTATGCCAAAGACCTTCTGCCCTTTTTAGACCGAAAGCAATTTGATTGGACAGCACTTATCCGTGACCCATTTTTTGTTCCAGAAAACAAAAAGCTCGATGATTTAATGCTTGAATTCCAATCCAAAAAAGTACACTTAGCAGTCGTGGTGGACGAGTATGGCGGTACTTCTGGTTTAGTATCACTTGAAGATGTTATTGAAGAAATTGTAGGGGACATAAGTGATGAGTTCGATGATGATGATCTTATTTATACTAAAATAGATGATTACAATTACACCTTTGAAGGAAAAACTCCTTTAAAAGATTTCTATAAAATTCTGAGCCTTCCTGACGAAGATGAATTTGAGAATCACAAGGGTGAGGCAGAAACAGTTGCTGGGTTTGTACTAGAAATTTCAGGTATTTTCCCTAGATTGAACAGCAAAATAAATTTTAAGAACTACGTTTTTACTATTGAAGCATTAGACAAAAAACGCATCAAACAAGTAAAGTTTACGATATTGAACCCATGA
- the hppD gene encoding 4-hydroxyphenylpyruvate dioxygenase, which produces MSVKSVDYGLEKIFEGAEDFLPLLGTDYVELYVGNAKQSAHYYKTAFGFQSYAYKGLETGSKTEVSYVLKQDKIRLVLTSPLKSDSPINNHIVKHGDGVKVIALWVEDARKSFEETVRRGAKPFMEPKVDKDENGEVVRSGIYAYGETVHLFVERKNYHGIFLPGYQKWQSDYNPSSVGLKYIDHMVGNVGWGEMDTWVEWYEKVMGFVNFLSFDDKQIHTEYSALMSKVMSNGNGRIKFPINEPAEGKKKSQIEEYLEFYEGPGVQHLAVATDNIIHTVSELKARGVEFLPPPPTAYYEDIPRRLGKHMEIMKENIRDLQKHSILVDADEEGYLLQIFTKPVQDRPTMFFEIIQRMGAKGFGAGNFKALFESIEREQEKRGTL; this is translated from the coding sequence ATGTCAGTTAAATCAGTTGATTACGGATTAGAAAAAATATTTGAAGGTGCTGAGGATTTTCTTCCTCTATTAGGCACTGATTATGTTGAATTATATGTGGGGAATGCCAAGCAATCGGCACATTATTACAAAACAGCATTTGGTTTTCAGTCTTATGCCTATAAAGGCTTGGAGACAGGGTCTAAAACAGAAGTTAGCTATGTATTGAAGCAAGACAAAATTCGATTGGTATTGACCTCACCCTTAAAAAGTGATTCACCTATAAATAATCATATCGTTAAACATGGCGACGGGGTAAAAGTAATTGCTCTTTGGGTTGAAGATGCAAGAAAGTCGTTTGAGGAAACCGTAAGGCGTGGAGCCAAACCATTTATGGAGCCAAAAGTCGATAAAGATGAGAATGGTGAGGTGGTTCGTTCAGGTATTTATGCCTATGGTGAGACCGTGCATTTATTTGTGGAGCGCAAAAATTATCACGGCATCTTTTTGCCGGGATATCAAAAATGGCAATCTGATTATAACCCTTCTTCCGTAGGCTTAAAGTATATCGACCATATGGTTGGTAACGTTGGCTGGGGTGAAATGGATACTTGGGTGGAATGGTATGAGAAAGTAATGGGATTTGTGAATTTCCTATCTTTTGATGACAAGCAAATTCATACTGAATATTCTGCTCTAATGAGTAAGGTAATGAGCAACGGGAATGGACGAATAAAATTCCCAATAAATGAGCCTGCTGAAGGAAAAAAGAAATCACAAATTGAAGAATACTTAGAATTTTATGAAGGACCAGGGGTACAACATTTGGCTGTCGCAACCGATAATATAATTCACACTGTTTCTGAATTAAAAGCTAGGGGAGTTGAATTTTTACCTCCTCCACCAACCGCCTACTATGAGGATATACCAAGGCGTTTAGGAAAGCACATGGAAATTATGAAGGAAAATATAAGGGATCTGCAAAAACACTCAATACTTGTTGATGCAGATGAAGAGGGTTATTTGCTTCAAATTTTTACAAAACCCGTGCAAGATCGGCCGACAATGTTTTTCGAAATAATACAACGAATGGGTGCTAAAGGTTTTGGAGCTGGCAATTTTAAAGCACTTTTTGAATCTATTGAGAGAGAACAAGAAAAGCGGGGAACCCTTTAA